In the Bordetella genomosp. 10 genome, one interval contains:
- a CDS encoding acyl-CoA dehydrogenase family protein, with product MSASLPTTQRIPSSSGFYAQLDALLTERELELVRRARRFCDERLAHEPLAAFIEGRPYASSLIDDWAGEGFLSLQVPREQGGHGASYPCKIRIAQEVARHSFATAFALNNLQGSVTRLARSGSDTQRAALLEGFMRGRLLGAPALTEPEAGSDLGALRTEAARVDGGWLISGSKAWVTNGAVVNCPLVLAKVKGSGTQDGQIASFLVDMSAPSGSYARRPMPSVGGHSFRCAELVFDRHFVPDWAMFNAPGEAFKASLASITAARVHVAAMCTATLHAALCDAIAYCRQRTAFGQSLLDHQGLRWELAEVATRLEAANALAVLAAQRIESGDAAITLAAQAKKFAVDTAIWGLDQCVRCVGARGATSGMRLAMHQAELRFSAYTDGTGQLLLDRIGKGLLKDYPSTEQGK from the coding sequence ATGAGCGCATCATTGCCAACGACACAGCGCATCCCTTCTTCATCCGGCTTCTACGCGCAGCTCGATGCCTTGCTCACGGAGCGGGAGCTCGAACTGGTGCGGCGCGCGCGCCGATTCTGCGACGAGCGCCTGGCGCATGAGCCGCTGGCCGCCTTTATCGAGGGCAGGCCCTATGCGTCGTCGCTGATCGACGACTGGGCGGGGGAGGGCTTCTTATCCTTGCAGGTGCCGCGCGAGCAGGGCGGCCATGGCGCTTCCTATCCGTGCAAGATCCGGATTGCCCAGGAAGTCGCGCGGCATAGCTTCGCCACGGCTTTCGCGCTGAACAATCTGCAGGGCTCCGTGACGCGCCTGGCCCGAAGCGGTTCGGACACCCAGCGCGCGGCGTTGCTGGAGGGATTCATGCGCGGCCGATTGCTGGGCGCTCCGGCGCTCACCGAGCCCGAGGCAGGCAGCGATCTCGGCGCCTTGCGCACCGAGGCGGCGCGGGTCGACGGCGGCTGGCTGATCTCCGGCTCCAAGGCCTGGGTAACGAACGGCGCCGTGGTGAATTGTCCCCTCGTCCTGGCGAAGGTAAAGGGAAGCGGAACGCAGGACGGCCAGATCGCCAGCTTCCTGGTCGATATGTCGGCGCCGTCCGGCAGTTATGCGCGCCGGCCCATGCCGTCTGTCGGCGGCCACTCGTTCCGTTGCGCGGAGCTCGTCTTCGACCGGCATTTCGTTCCCGATTGGGCCATGTTCAATGCGCCGGGGGAGGCGTTCAAGGCTTCCCTCGCTTCCATCACCGCGGCGCGGGTCCACGTCGCCGCCATGTGCACGGCGACGCTGCACGCGGCGCTGTGCGATGCCATTGCCTATTGCCGCCAGCGGACGGCGTTCGGGCAGTCCTTGCTCGACCATCAAGGCCTGCGTTGGGAGCTGGCCGAGGTCGCGACGCGGCTGGAGGCGGCCAACGCGCTGGCCGTCCTGGCGGCGCAGCGTATCGAAAGCGGCGATGCCGCCATCACCCTGGCCGCGCAGGCCAAGAAGTTCGCGGTCGACACGGCGATCTGGGGACTGGACCAGTGCGTGCGCTGCGTCGGCGCCCGTGGCGCGACCTCGGGGATGCGGCTGGCCATGCACCAGGCCGAACTGCGGTTCTCCGCCTATACGGACGGCACCGGGCAATTGCTGCTGGACCGGATCGGCAAGGGGCTGCTGAAGGATTATCCCAGTACTGAACAGGGGAAGTGA
- a CDS encoding 3-oxoacid CoA-transferase subunit A, with product MRNVVVAGPDAAIEGMRDGAVVMVGGFGGAGLPRRLITAVLDAGVRDLTVISNNAGAGGVDLAAWFEARIVRKIVCSYPRNAEAFAEQYRAGSVELELVPQGTLVERIRAGGAGLGGFLSPVGVGTRFAEGKQIIEVGGKPYLLEVPLKADFALLRGRAADTLGNVVYNKTARNHQAVMATAAETVVVEVAEILAPGALDPEAIVTPCIFVDRVFLQEAV from the coding sequence GTGAGGAACGTGGTTGTAGCGGGGCCCGATGCCGCGATCGAGGGCATGCGGGACGGGGCGGTCGTCATGGTCGGCGGCTTTGGCGGCGCGGGCTTGCCGCGTCGTCTCATCACGGCCGTGCTCGACGCCGGCGTCCGTGACCTGACCGTGATATCCAACAATGCGGGCGCCGGCGGCGTGGACCTGGCCGCCTGGTTCGAGGCGCGCATCGTCCGGAAGATCGTCTGTTCCTATCCCAGGAACGCCGAAGCCTTCGCCGAGCAGTATCGCGCCGGCAGCGTGGAGCTGGAACTCGTGCCGCAAGGCACCCTGGTGGAGCGGATCCGCGCGGGCGGCGCCGGCCTGGGCGGCTTTCTCAGCCCGGTGGGGGTAGGCACCCGGTTCGCCGAAGGCAAGCAGATCATCGAAGTCGGCGGCAAGCCTTATCTGCTGGAAGTTCCGCTGAAGGCGGACTTCGCATTGTTGCGGGGGCGGGCGGCCGATACCTTGGGCAACGTCGTCTATAACAAGACGGCGAGGAATCATCAGGCGGTGATGGCGACCGCGGCCGAAACCGTCGTCGTGGAGGTGGCCGAGATCCTGGCGCCGGGCGCGCTCGACCCGGAGGCCATCGTCACGCCGTGCATTTTCGTCGACCGCGTTTTCCTGCAGGAGGCGGTATGA